In Zingiber officinale cultivar Zhangliang chromosome 1A, Zo_v1.1, whole genome shotgun sequence, a genomic segment contains:
- the LOC122015079 gene encoding deoxyuridine 5'-triphosphate nucleotidohydrolase-like, which translates to MAETLPRIRTLIFGSLSIYISQKPYPNFPHFPLPSPFRAVFQHFATMASIADSTNGAAFDVHETSPKIPKLSENGGLHRKIHLPLLRVKKLSDKAVLPSRASPLSAGYDLSSAAAMVVPARGKALIPTHLSIAIPADTYARIAPRSGLTWKNSIDVGAGVIDADYRGPIGVILFNHSDLDFEVKAGDRIAQMILERIVTPDVIEVVDLDATARGEGGFGSTGI; encoded by the exons ATGGCGGAAACTTTGCCGCGAATACGAACCCTAATTTTTGggtctctctctatatatatatctcaGAAGCCGTACCCCAATTTCCCCCACTTCCCCCTCCCGTCACCGTTCAGAGCCGTCTTCCAACACTTCGCAACAATGGCCTCCATCGCCGACTCCACCAACGGCGCCGCCTTCGACGTTCATGAGACATCTCCCAAGATCCCAAAGCTCTCTGAGAACGGCGGCCTCCACCGCAAGATCCATCTCCCTCTACTCCGTGTTAAGAAGTTGTCGGACAAAGCGGTCCTGCCTTCGCGAGCGTCTCCTCTTTCTGCCGGCTACGATCTCTCCAG TGCGGCGGCAATGGTCGTTCCTGCACGAGGCAAAGCCCTAATTCCAACCCATCTCAGCATCGCCATCCCCGCCGACACCTACGCCCGCATCG CTCCGAGATCGGGCCTAACATGGAAGAATTCGATCGACGTGGGAGCCGGTGTGATCGATGCGGACTATCGGGGGCCGATCGGAGTCATCCTGTTCAACCACTCGGATTTAGACTTCGAGGTGAAAGCAGGTGACCGAATCGCACAGATGATACTCGAGAGGATTGTGACGCCGGACGTGATCGAAGTTGTGGATCTGGATGCGACTGCCAGGGGAGAAGGTGGATTTGGATCCACAGGCATTTGA
- the LOC122015067 gene encoding CBBY-like protein, with the protein MAAAAARCLLVGRALLSPLVPRLDNSRNPAPSPLPSVSASSLFDSSCFPSCKNFTYSRIYAAPLRCLLSDINESNPGQDFALLLEVEGVVADIFRLGNRQAFNTAFQKLGLDCANWTEPIYTDLMRKAAGDEKRMLILFFNRIGWPASLPTNEKEIFMKNILQEKKKALEDFATSSSLTLRPGVGNFIDDALHEGVPVVLLIAYSKYGEKACRSIIGKLGQERLQKVKVVGKEEVKNSLYGQLVLGKGVSSSLDELLAKEVRKAASMEKQRIAHDVASILKLSVDIDTSSSESFEDIIATLRAGAEYACLPIQNCVLIAGSQPGVYGSERVGMPCVVMRSGSTARAEFRSAKAVMDAFGGADLTVAKLLNKKWY; encoded by the exons ATGGCGGCGGCTGCCGCCCGATGCCTCCTCGTCGGCCGCGCTCTGCTTTCGCCGTTAGTTCCTAGACTCGACAACTCCCGGAATCCTGCCCCATCGCCGCTTCCCTCCGTCTCCGCCTCGTCCCTCTTTGATTCTTCCTGTTTTCCCTCATGCAAAAACTTCACCTATTCCAGAATCTATGCTGCTCCCCTTCGATGTTTGTTGTCAGATATCAACGAATCGAATCCTGGGCAGGATTTTGCTCTTCTTCTCGAAGTCGAAGG TGTTGTTGCAGACATATTTCGTTTAGGCAACCGTCAAGCATTTAATACAG CATTTCAGAAACTTGGGCTGGATTGTGCTAATTGGACAGAACCAATATACACTGATCTGATGAG GAAGGCTGCTGGTGATGAAAAACGGATGTTGATCTTGTTCTTTAACAGG ATTGGCTGGCCTGCTTCATTGCCTACAAATGAGAAAGAAATAttcatgaaaaatattttacaagaaaAG AAAAAAGCTTTGGAAGATTTTGCTACCTCGAGCAGCTTAACTTTGCGTCCTGGTGTTGGGAA TTTTATTGATGATGCACTTCATGAAGGTGTACCTGTTGTGCTGCTAATAGCCTACAGCAAATATGGGGAGAAAGCATGCAG GTCTATTATTGGCAAACTGGGCCAAGAACGTTTGCAAAAAGTAAAAGTAGTTGGAAAGGAAGAAGTGAAAAATAGTTTATATGGACAACTTGTATTGGGGAAAGGAGTATCCTCTAGTTTGGATGAGCTACTTGCTAAAGAAGTACGAAAAGCAG CTTCAATGGAGAAGCAAAGGATTGCCCATGATGTTGCATccattttgaaattgagtgttgATATTGATACCAGTTCATCTGAAAG CTTTGAGGATATAATTGCTACATTACGAGCTGGAGCTGAGTATGCATGCTTACCTATACAAAACTGTGTGCTTATAGCAGGAAGCCAACCTGGTGTTTATGGTTCTGAACGAGTAGGAATGCCATGTGTTGTTATGCGAAGCGG TTCGACGGCAAGAGCAGAATTCCGCTCTGCAAAAGCTGTGATGGATGCATTTGGTGGAGCAGATTTAACCGTAGCTAAACTTCTCAACAAGAAGTGGTACTAG
- the LOC122015062 gene encoding phytoene synthase 2, chloroplastic-like, with protein MSSGSLLWVASPKESPFLNGSRRSFRRSSARSAVSSSLQVAVPPLTSEQLVYGVVLRQAALVGEARRRTPPAVEAPTAPLRGHLLDEAYERCGEVCAEYAKTFYLGTLLMTPERRKAIWAIYVWCRRTDELVDGPNSSHITPAALDRWQNRLEDLFNGRPYDMYDAALSDTALKYPVDIQPFKDMIEGMRMDLRKSRYNSFDELYLYCYYVAGTVGLMSVPVMGIAPDSKAPTESVYNAALALGIANQLTNILRDVGEDFRRGRVYLPQDELARAGLSDDDIFKGKVTDRWRNFMKGQIKRARMFFDVAEKGIYELNSASRWPVLASSLLYRQILDSIEANDYNNFTKRAYVGKAKKFASLPIAYAKALLGPSR; from the exons ATGTCTTCTGGCTCGCTTCTCTGGGTCGCGTCGCCCAAAGAATCGCCTTTCCTCAACGGGAGTAGGAGGAGCTTCCGAAGAAGCAGCGCTCGCTCGGCGGTCTCCTCCAGCCTGCAGGTCGCCGTGCCGCCTCTCACCTCCGAGCAGCTGGTTTACGGGGTCGTGCTCCGCCAGGCGGCGTTGGTGGGCGAGGCGCGGCGGAGGACGCCACCGGCCGTCGAGGCCCCTACCGCCCCACTGCGCGGGCACTTACTCGATGAGGCCTACGAGCGCTGCGGCGAGGTCTGCGCCGAGTATGCCAAAACCTTCTATCTCG GAACATTGCTCATGACTCCAGAGAGGAGAAAGGCTATCTGGGCAATCTACG TATGGTGCAGAAGAACTGATGAACTTGTCGACGGTCCAAATTCTTCCCACATAACACCTGCTGCCCTGGACCGATGGCAGAATCGATTGGAAGATCTGTTCAATGGCCGTccctatgatatgtatgatgCTGCTCTATCAGACACTGCGTTAAAATACCCAGTAGACATTCAG CCATTCAAGGATATGATCGAAGGAATGAGAATGGATCTGAGGAAGTCAAGATACAACAGCTTCGACGAGCTCTATCTCTACTGTTACTACGTGGCTGGCACCGTGGGCCTTATGAGTGTTCCTGTAATGGGAATTGCTCCGGATTCAAAAGCCCCGACCGAGAGCGTTTACAATGCCGCATTGGCTCTCGGCATCGCGAATCAGCTAACCAACATACTCAGGGACGTCGGAGAGGA CTTCAGAAGGGGAAGAGTGTACCTTCCGCAAGACGAATTGGCTCGAGCTGGCCTATCGGATGATGATATTTTCAAAGGAAAAGTGACCGATAGATGGAGGAACTTCATGAAGGGGCAAATTAAGAGAGCCAGAATGTTCTTCGATGTCGCTGAGAAGGGCATCTATGAGTTGAATTCAGCTAGTAGATGGCCg GTATTGGCTTCGTCGCTGCTGTATCGACAGATTCTTGATTCCATTGAAGCAAATGACTACAACAACTTCACGAAGCGAGCCTACGTAGGGAAGGCGAAGAAGTTTGCTTCCTTGCCCATTGCATATGCCAAGGCATTACTAGGCCCTTCTAGATAG
- the LOC122015072 gene encoding receptor-like protein kinase 7: MRHLLLLLLLCFAASGEAAPAEELQLLLQLKASFETANTTAFQSWTANNSFCGGFAGVKCDSGGSVSEIDLTATGISGAIRFDIICRFSSLTELSLGSNYLFGDISDDLHNCTGLRRLDLASNSLGGVIPDLSPLGKLQILNLTSNYFTGAFPWSSLAGLTAMEVLNVGDNSFDPDPFPDVVTNLTELNWIYLSNCNIHGQIPPAIGNLTKLINLEISDSFLTGVIPQEISKLSDLWQLELYNNSLTGRIPTGFANLSKLAFFDASMNNIEGDLSELRSLTNLVSLQLFKNNLYGEVPPEFGDFRFLTNLSLYSNRFSGKLPAKLGSWTEFNYIDVSTNFFTGPIPPDMCRKGTMKKLLMLENKFTGEIPANYANCSSLLRFRVSNNSLSGEVPSGLWSLPNLNIIDLAINRFEGSIGAGIGAAKSLNQLFISDNRFSGQIPREIGGAAGIVGIEMYNNHFSGEIPASIGRLQNLVSLYLQSNDFSGEIPEEIGSCVALSAMNLAENLLSGSIPASLGQLTRLNSLDLSDNKLSGEIPASFPALKLSSLDLSNNRLTGAIPSGLAISAYNGSFAGNPGLCVDGSDADKLSSVKRCLVFNRGSTFELRTFLTCILAGIAVFLAGLGLYILLKKRRDDSSGADDRAFAKDPSWNMKSFRIVTFDDQEIVEGIKPENLIGKGGSGEVYQVHLANGEMVAVKQIWRNSAEGTKEWSTAAMLAAAQRRPRKRLATRQFEAEVGTLSTVRHVNVVKLYCSIASEEWCLLVYEHLPNGSLWDKLHGPAEAPPPGKAVELSWEVRYQVALGAARGLEYLHHGGERPILHRDVKSSNILLDECLKPRIADFGLAKILHSTSAAAAGGGAREASSAPVIAGTHGYIAPEYAYTWKVNEKSDVYSFGVVLLELVTGRRPIEAEYGESKDIVHWVSQQMRSWESVMAVVDGRIGPEWAKEEAVRVLRVALLCTMSLPALRPSMRTVVQMLEEVVNGGAVKHVNKKLTA, translated from the exons ATGCgccaccttctcctcctcctcttacTCTGCTTCGCCGCCTCCGGCGAGGCAGCTCCAGCAGAGGAGCTACAACTCCTCCTCCAGCTCAAAGCGTCCTTCGAGACCGCAAATACGACCGCCTTCCAATCATGGACCGCAAACAACTCATTTTGCGGCGGTTTCGCCGGTGTCAAGTGTGATTCCGGTGGCTCTGTTTCAGAAATCGATCTCACCGCCACCGGCATCTCAGGTGCAATCCGCTTTGATATTATCTGTCGGTTTTCTTCCCTCACTGAGCTCTCCCTGGGGTCTAATTACCTCTTCGGTGACATCTCCGATGACCTCCACAACTGCACCGGCCTTCGCCGTCTCGACCTCGCCTCCAACTCCCTCGGCGGAGTAATCCCTGACCTGTCGCCTCTTGGCAAGCTACAAATCCTCAACTTGACGAGCAATTACTTCACCGGCGCCTTCCCGTGGAGCTCCCTCGCCGGACTGACTGCGATGGAGGTGCTCAACGTCGGGGATAACTCCTTCGATCCCGATCCTTTCCCCGATGTGGTGACGAATTTGACAGAGCTCAATTGGATTTACCTCTCCAACTGCAATATCCATGGACAAATTCCGCCGGCAATCGGCAACCTGACAAAACTCATCAACCTTGAGATATCCGACAGCTTTCTCACCGGAGTGATTCCCCAAGAAATCTCCAAGCTCTCCGATCTGTGGCAGCTCGAGCTTTACAACAATTCGCTCACCGGGCGTATCCCGACCGGGTTTGCTAATCTTTCAAAATTGGCCTTCTTCGATGCATCCATGAACAATATAGAAGGCGACCTATCGGAGCTCCGGAGCTTGACGAACCTCGTTTCGTTACAGCTGTTCAAAAACAACCTTTACGGCGAAGTGCCGCCGGAATTTGGGGATTTCCGATTCCTCACCAACCTCTCGTTGTACTCAAATAGGTTCAGCGGAAAGTTGCCGGCGAAACTCGGAAGTTGGACGGAATTCAACTACATCGACGTGTCGACTAACTTCTTTACGGGGCCGATCCCGCCGGATATGTGCCGGAAGGGTACCATGAAAAAGCTTCTGATGCTGGAGAACAAGTTCACCGGGGAGATCCCCGCGAACTACGCCAATTGCTCTTCGTTACTTCGGTTCAGGGTCAGCAATAACTCTCTCTCCGGCGAGGTTCCTTCTGGTCTCTGGAGCTTGCCAAACTTGAACATTATTGATCTTGCCATCAACCGATTCGAAGGTTCCATTGGCGCTGGGATCGGGGCAGCCAAGTCTTTGAACCAGCTCTTTATTTCCGATAACCGGTTCTCCGGTCAGATTCCGCGGGAGATTGGAGGCGCGGCAGGTATTGTCGGCATAGAGATGTATAACAACCATTTCTCAGGTGAGATCCCGGCGAGCATCGGACGTCTACAAAACCTCGTGAGCCTTTATCTGCAGAGCAACGACTTCTCCGGCGAGATCCCGGAAGAGATCGGTTCGTGCGTCGCTTTAAGCGCCATGAACCTAGCGGAGAACCTGCTCTCCGGTTCCATCCCGGCAAGCCTCGGCCAGCTGACGAGGCTCAACTCGCTAGATTTGTCGGATAACAAGCTTTCCGGTGAGATCCCGGCGAGCTTCCCCGCACTGAAGCTCTCCTCCCTCGATCTCTCCAACAACCGCCTCACCGGAGCCATACCGTCGGGGCTTGCCATTTCGGCCTACAATGGTAGCTTCGCCGGGAACCCTGGCCTCTGCGTCGATGGCAGCGACGCCGACAAACTTAGCTCCGTCAAACGATGCCTTGTCTTCAACAGGGGTTCTACCTTCGAGTTGCGCACCTTCCTCACATGCATTCTCGCCGGCATAGCAGTCTTCCTCGCTGGTCTCGGTCTTTACATCCTGCTAAAGAAGCGCCGCGACGACTCAAGCGGGGCCGACGACAGGGCCTTCGCAAAAGATCCGTCATGGAACATGAAGTCGTTCCGGATCGTGACGTTCGACGACCAGGAGATCGTGGAAGGAATCAAACCGGAAAATCTCATCGGAAAGGGCGGCTCCGGTGAGGTGTATCAGGTGCATCTCGCGAACGGAGAAATGGTGGCGGTGAAGCAGATATGGCGCAATTCGGCGGAGGGAACCAAGGAATGGAGCACTGCGGCGATGCTGGCAGCGGCGCAGAGGCGTCCGCGGAAGCGGCTGGCCACGAGGCAGTTCGAAGCAGAGGTGGGAACATTGAGCACCGTGCGCCACGTCAACGTGGTGAAACTCTACTGCAGCATCGCGAGCGAGGAGTGGTGCCTACTGGTATACGAGCACCTTCCCAACGGCAGCCTATGGGATAAGCTTCACGGTCCGGCGGAGGCGCCTCCGCCTGGAAAGGCGGTGGAGTTGAGTTGGGAAGTGAGGTATCAAGTGGCGCTAGGGGCGGCGAGAGGTCTCGAGTACCTGCACCACGGCGGTGAACGCCCCATCCTTCACCGGGACGTCAAGTCCAGCAACATCCTCCTCGATGAATGCCTCAAGCCTCGTATAGCTGACTTCGGCCTCGCCAAGATCCTGCATTCCACCAGCGCCGCCGCAGCCGGAGGCGGTGCACGGGAAGCTTCTTCCGCCCCTGTCATCGCCGGCACCCACGGCTACATCGCTCCAG AGTACGCGTACACATGGAAGGTGAACGAGAAGAGCGACGTGTACAGCTTCGGGGTGGTGCTGTTGGAGTTGGTGACCGGACGGCGGCCGATCGAGGCGGAGTACGGCGAGAGCAAAGACATCGTGCACTGGGTGTCGCAGCAGATGCGCAGCTGGGAGAGCGTGATGGCGGTGGTGGACGGCAGAATAGGGCCGGAGTGGGCCAAGGAAGAGGCGGTCAGGGTCCTGCGGGTGGCGCTGCTGTGCACGATGAGTCTGCCGGCGCTGCGGCCGTCGATGAGGACGGTGGTGCAGATGCTGGAGGAGGTTGTGAACGGTGGAGCTGTGAAACATGTAAACAAGAAGTTGACTGCGTAA